One window of the Sciurus carolinensis chromosome 8, mSciCar1.2, whole genome shotgun sequence genome contains the following:
- the Rnf185 gene encoding E3 ubiquitin-protein ligase RNF185 — protein MANKGPSASASPENSSAGGPSGSSNGAGESGGQDSTFECNICLDTAKDAVISLCGHLFCWPCLHQWLETRPNRQVCPVCKAGISRDKVIPLYGRGSTGQQDPREKTPPRPQGQRPEPENRGGFQGFGFGDGGFQMSFGIGAFPFGIFATAFNINDGRPPPAVPGTPQYVDEQFLSRLFLFVALVIMFWLLIA, from the exons ATGGCAAACAAGGGGCCCTCAGCCTCTGCATCCCCTGAGAACTCCAGTGCAGGGGGACCCAGTGGGAGCAGCAATGGTGCTGGTGAGAGTGGAGGGCAGGACAGCACATTTGAGTGCAACATATGCCTGGACACAGCCAAGGACGCCGTCATCAGCCTGTGTGGCCATCTCTTCTG TTGGCCGTGTTTACATCAG TGGTTGGAGACCAGACCTAATAGACAGGTGTGTCCAGTTTGCAAAGCTGGCATCAGCCGAGACAAGGTCATCCCTCTCTATGGCAGGGGCAGCACTGGGCAGCAGGACCCCAG agagaaGACCCCTCCTCGTCCTCAAGGCCAGAGGCCAGAGCCAGAGAATAGAGGG GGATTTCAAGGATTTGGATTTGGAGATGGTGGCTTCCAGATGTCTTTTGGAATTGGAGCATTTCCTTTTGGGATATTTGCCACAGCATTTAACATAAATGATGGACGACCTCCTCCAG CTGTTCCTGGGACGCCCCAGTATGTGGATGAGCAGTTCCTGTCACGCCTTTTCCTGTTTGTGGCCCTGGTGATCATGTTCTGGCTCCTGATTGCCTAA